CTCGCGGTGCTGTACGCGGAGAACGGGCGCGAGGGCATCGAGGTCCTGGAGCAGCACGACGATGTGACGGTCGTGCTGATGGACATCATGATGCCGGAGATGGACGGGTACGCGACGACCACCGCGATCCGGCGGATGCCGCAGTTCGCCGGGCTGCCGATCATCGCGCTGACGGCGAAGGCGATGAAGGGCGACCGGGAGAAGGCGATCGAGTCGGGTGCCTCCGACTACGTGACGAAGCCGGTCGACCCCGATCACCTGCTGTCCGTCATGGAGCAGTGGATGCGGGGGGAGTGACTCCGGCCGGGGGCCCGCGCGGAGCGCCGCGCGGGCCCTCGGGGCTTCGCTGACGGACTGTCGCCACGGGGGTGTGAGGGGTCGGGATACGGGGAACCTTCTGGTCTCCCACCGCGTTTCTGCTACGTGCACAGTGACATCGCGGTGACAGGGTGTGGCGACGGGCGGGGTGCGGCTACGATGACCGGCACAAGGACGGACGGCGCTAGGGAGTCGTCTTCTGGGGCGGCACCCGGTGCTTCCCCCGGTTCGGGGACCCGGGGCGAGCCGTTGCCGGGGCGAGGAGGACGGGGCATGGTGCAGAAGGCCAAGATCCTCCTGGTCGATGACCGGCCGGAGAATCTGCTGGCGCTGGAGGCCATTCTCTCCGCGCTCGATCAGACGCTGGTGCGGGCATCGTCCGGGGAGGAAGCGCTCAAGGCGCTGCTGACGGACGACTTCGCGGTCATCCTGCTGGACGTCCAGATGCCGGGCATGGACGGGTTCGAGACCGCCGCGCACATCAAGCGGCGCGAGCGGACCCGGGACATCCCGATCATCTTCCTCACCGCCATCAACCACGGCCCCCACCACACCTTCCGGGGGTACGCGGCCGGCGCGGTCGACTACATCTCGAAGCCGTTCGACCCGTGGGTCCTGCGCGCCAAGGTCTCCGTCTTCGTCGAGCTCTACATGAAGAACTGCAAGCTGCGCGAGCAGGCCGCGCTGCTGCGGCTGCAGTTGGAGGGCGGCACGGAGGGCGGTCACGGCAAGGAGTCCGCCGGTCTGCTCGCCGAGCTCTCCGCCCGCCTCGCCGCTGTCGAGGAGCAGGCGGAAGCCCTGTCGAAGCAGCTGGACGACGACTCCGCCGACGCGGCCGCCGTCGCGACCGCCGCGCACCTGGAGCGGAAGCTGACCGGGCTGCGGCGGGCGCTTGACGCCCTGGAGCCGGGGACGGGTGCCGCGCCGACGCTGCCCGCCCAGGCCTGACGTACCGTCAACCGATCGGGTGGGCCGTGATGCGGCGTCAGCAGCGTGCCGCGACAAGGGTCACTCGATCGGGTAATGCGGACACCCGCGGCCCTACCGGCGGGTGAGAGCGGACAGCCCGTCCCCTCACCGGTAACCTCAGCATCATGGCTTCACGTACGTCCGGCAAGGGTTCCCAGGGCACGGCGGGCACCGCAAAGCCGCGCGCCGGCCGGACGACGGGCGCCGCGAAGAAAGCGGCGCCCGCGAAGTCGCCCGCCAAGCCGCCCGCGAAACCGGTCGCGAAGAAGGCGCCGGCCAAGAAGGCCACGCCCGCCAAACGCGCGCCCGCGCGGAAGACCGCCGCGAAGAAGGCGGCTCCCCGCCCGGCACCGTCCCCCACCGGGGGCGTCTACCGGCTCGTCCGCGGCGTCTGGCTCGGCATCGCCCACGGTGTGGGGGCGATGTTCCGGGGGATAGGGCGTGGGGCCAAGGGGCTCGACCCCGCCCACCGCAAGGACGGTCTCGCCCTGCTGCTGCTCGGCATCGCGCTGATCGTCGCCGCGGGCACCTGGTCCAATCTGCGCGGCCCCGTCGGCGACCTCGTCGAGATGCTCGTCACCGGGGCCTTCGGCCGGCTCGACCTGCTCGTGCCGCTGCTCCTCGGGGCGATCGGCGTCCGGGTGATCCTCTACCCGGAGAAGCCCGAGGCCAACGGGCGG
Above is a genomic segment from Streptomyces sp. NBC_00094 containing:
- a CDS encoding two-component system response regulator; amino-acid sequence: MVQKAKILLVDDRPENLLALEAILSALDQTLVRASSGEEALKALLTDDFAVILLDVQMPGMDGFETAAHIKRRERTRDIPIIFLTAINHGPHHTFRGYAAGAVDYISKPFDPWVLRAKVSVFVELYMKNCKLREQAALLRLQLEGGTEGGHGKESAGLLAELSARLAAVEEQAEALSKQLDDDSADAAAVATAAHLERKLTGLRRALDALEPGTGAAPTLPAQA